Proteins from a single region of Lysinibacillus sp. JNUCC-52:
- a CDS encoding ribonuclease HII, with product MKTIKEITAALKIAEDWQEWMTAVADDERAGVQKAWLSWKKRQDKKQQLIDEHQAKIDFDQRYGGKDALIAGVDEAGRGPLAGPVVTAAVILPKNCDALVGLNDSKQLTKEKRNAFATLVKEHAISYFIHFQSAKTIDELNIYEATKQSMKTSVESLSIMPDYVLVDAMTLPIAIPQDSIIKGDAKSLAIAAASILAKTARDDYMEQLDKDFPMYGFAQHAGYGTKQHLEALETFGPTIHHRKSFEPIKSM from the coding sequence ATGAAAACGATTAAAGAGATTACAGCAGCATTAAAAATAGCTGAGGATTGGCAAGAATGGATGACAGCAGTTGCAGATGATGAACGTGCAGGCGTGCAGAAAGCGTGGCTTAGTTGGAAAAAACGTCAGGACAAAAAACAACAACTAATTGACGAACATCAAGCTAAAATAGATTTCGATCAGCGCTACGGTGGCAAAGATGCATTGATTGCAGGTGTGGATGAAGCTGGACGTGGGCCATTAGCTGGACCAGTTGTAACGGCGGCTGTTATTTTGCCAAAAAACTGTGATGCTCTTGTTGGATTAAATGATTCGAAGCAATTAACAAAGGAAAAACGTAATGCCTTTGCAACATTGGTAAAAGAGCATGCTATTAGTTATTTTATTCATTTTCAATCAGCAAAAACCATTGATGAACTGAACATTTACGAAGCGACGAAGCAATCGATGAAAACAAGCGTGGAATCATTGTCTATTATGCCTGATTATGTATTAGTTGATGCAATGACATTACCAATAGCAATTCCTCAGGATTCCATTATTAAAGGAGATGCTAAAAGCTTAGCGATTGCAGCGGCTTCTATTTTAGCAAAAACGGCTAGGGATGATTATATGGAACAATTGGATAAAGATTTCCCTATGTATGGCTTTGCACAGCATGCTGGTTACGGTACGAAACAACATTTAGAGGCACTTGAAACATTCGGACCAACAATACACCATCGAAAGTCATTTGAGCCTATAAAATCCATGTGA
- the trmFO gene encoding FADH(2)-oxidizing methylenetetrahydrofolate--tRNA-(uracil(54)-C(5))-methyltransferase TrmFO: protein MTEQVVNVIGAGLAGSEAAWQIAKRGVKVKLYEMRPVKQTPAHHTDKFAELVCSNSLRANTLTNAVGVIKEEMRLLDSVILKAADACSVPAGGALAVDRHEFAGYVTEAVKNHPLVEVIHEEVTEIPEGITVIATGPLTSKALAEKIQGLTGLDYLYFYDAAAPIIEKDSIDMDKVYLKSRYDKGEAAYLNCPMTKEEFDRFRQALIEAEVVPLKEFEKEIYFEGCMPIEVMAARGEKTMLFGPMKPVGLEDPKTGKRPYAVVQLRQDDAAGTLYNIVGFQTHLKWGPQKEVLQLIPGLENVEIVRYGVMHRNTFINSPKVLEKTYQLREQKNVFFAGQMTGVEGYVESAGSGLIAGINAARLALGQEPIIFPFETALGSMARYITEAQSKNFQPMNVNFGIFPELPPGRRSKPERAEMHANRAMSTIRNFVNSQTI, encoded by the coding sequence ATGACTGAACAAGTTGTAAATGTAATAGGAGCAGGCCTTGCGGGAAGTGAAGCTGCTTGGCAAATCGCTAAGCGTGGTGTAAAAGTTAAACTTTATGAAATGCGTCCAGTAAAGCAAACACCTGCCCACCATACTGATAAATTTGCAGAGCTTGTTTGTTCAAACTCGCTACGTGCAAATACATTAACAAATGCTGTTGGTGTTATTAAAGAAGAAATGCGTCTATTGGATTCTGTTATTTTAAAAGCGGCGGATGCTTGCTCCGTACCAGCAGGTGGAGCACTTGCAGTAGACCGCCACGAATTTGCTGGCTATGTAACGGAAGCAGTGAAAAATCATCCTTTAGTGGAAGTAATTCATGAAGAAGTTACTGAAATTCCAGAAGGTATTACAGTTATTGCAACTGGTCCACTAACTTCAAAAGCATTAGCTGAAAAAATTCAAGGTTTAACAGGTCTAGACTATTTGTATTTCTATGATGCAGCAGCTCCAATTATTGAAAAAGATAGCATCGATATGGATAAAGTTTATTTAAAATCTCGTTATGACAAAGGGGAAGCTGCTTATCTAAACTGTCCTATGACAAAGGAAGAATTTGATCGTTTCCGCCAAGCATTAATCGAGGCAGAAGTTGTACCATTAAAAGAATTTGAAAAAGAAATTTATTTCGAAGGCTGTATGCCAATTGAAGTAATGGCAGCACGCGGTGAAAAAACGATGTTATTTGGACCGATGAAGCCAGTAGGTCTTGAAGATCCGAAAACAGGAAAACGACCTTATGCTGTTGTACAACTGCGCCAAGATGACGCTGCAGGTACACTTTATAATATTGTCGGCTTCCAAACTCATTTAAAATGGGGACCACAAAAAGAAGTGCTGCAACTAATACCAGGCCTAGAAAATGTTGAAATCGTACGATATGGCGTAATGCACCGAAATACTTTCATTAATTCACCGAAAGTGCTAGAAAAAACATATCAGTTACGTGAACAAAAAAATGTATTCTTTGCTGGCCAAATGACTGGTGTAGAAGGATATGTTGAATCTGCAGGTAGTGGGTTAATTGCAGGGATTAATGCGGCACGTTTAGCATTAGGACAAGAGCCAATTATTTTCCCATTTGAAACTGCATTAGGTAGTATGGCGCGTTATATAACAGAAGCACAATCGAAAAATTTCCAACCGATGAACGTTAACTTTGGTATATTCCCTGAATTACCACCTGGACGTCGTTCAAAACCCGAGCGTGCGGAAATGCATGCAAATCGTGCAATGAGCACAATTCGAAATTTTGTGAATTCACAAACAATTTAA
- the sucC gene encoding ADP-forming succinate--CoA ligase subunit beta — MNIHEYQGKEILRKYGVAVPNGKVAFSPDEAVKVAKELGSNVTVVKAQIHAGGRGKAGGVKIAKNLDEVRTYAKELLGKVLVTHQTGPEGKEVKRLYIEEGSDIQKEYYLSLVLDRATSRVTVMGSEEGGMDIEEVAETNPEKIFKEVVDPVIGLTSFQARRMAFNMNIPANLVGKAVKLMLGLYQAFIDKDASIVEINPLVVTGQGEVVALDAKFNFDANALYRHKDIVELRDFDEEDPKEIEASKYDLSYISLDGNIGCMVNGAGLAMATMDTISYYGGSPANFLDVGGGATAEKVTEAFKIILSDPHVKGIFVNIFGGIMKCNIIADGVVTAAKEIGLSVPLVVRLEGTNVELGKEILNASGLNIVAADSMADGAQKIVELVG, encoded by the coding sequence ATGAATATCCATGAATATCAAGGGAAAGAAATTCTGAGAAAATATGGTGTAGCAGTACCAAATGGAAAAGTTGCTTTTTCCCCTGATGAAGCAGTGAAGGTAGCGAAGGAACTTGGCTCAAATGTTACTGTAGTCAAGGCGCAAATTCATGCAGGTGGACGCGGTAAAGCGGGTGGTGTCAAAATCGCAAAAAACCTTGATGAGGTGCGTACGTACGCAAAAGAGTTATTAGGTAAAGTTTTAGTAACTCATCAAACAGGTCCAGAAGGAAAAGAAGTAAAGCGCTTGTATATTGAAGAGGGCTCTGATATTCAAAAAGAGTATTATTTAAGTTTAGTATTAGACCGCGCTACATCTCGTGTAACTGTAATGGGTTCAGAAGAAGGTGGCATGGATATTGAAGAAGTAGCAGAAACAAATCCTGAAAAAATCTTCAAAGAAGTTGTAGATCCAGTAATCGGACTAACAAGCTTCCAAGCACGTCGCATGGCGTTTAATATGAATATTCCAGCGAACCTAGTAGGTAAAGCTGTTAAATTAATGTTAGGTTTATATCAAGCATTTATCGATAAAGATGCTTCTATTGTAGAAATTAACCCACTTGTTGTTACTGGACAAGGGGAAGTGGTGGCACTAGATGCTAAATTCAATTTTGACGCAAATGCATTATACCGTCATAAAGATATTGTCGAATTACGCGATTTTGATGAAGAAGATCCAAAAGAAATCGAAGCATCTAAATACGATCTTAGCTATATCTCTCTAGATGGCAACATTGGCTGTATGGTAAATGGTGCAGGTCTAGCAATGGCAACGATGGATACAATTAGTTACTACGGCGGCAGTCCCGCTAACTTCCTTGATGTTGGGGGCGGTGCAACAGCTGAAAAAGTAACGGAAGCTTTCAAAATTATTCTTTCAGATCCACATGTAAAAGGTATTTTCGTTAATATTTTCGGTGGAATTATGAAATGTAACATTATAGCTGATGGTGTAGTAACTGCAGCCAAAGAAATTGGTTTATCTGTACCATTAGTAGTACGCTTAGAAGGTACGAACGTAGAGCTTGGTAAAGAAATTTTAAATGCATCTGGATTAAACATCGTAGCAGCAGATTCAATGGCTGACGGTGCACAAAAAATTGTGGAACTAGTAGGCTAA
- the hslV gene encoding ATP-dependent protease subunit HslV, translating into MGQIHATTIFAVHHNGGCAMAGDGQVTLGNAVVMKGTARKVRRLFNGQVLAGFAGSVADAFTLFEMFEAKLNEYNGNLQRAAVEVAKQWRGDKMLRQLEAMLLVMDKSTLLLVSGTGEVIEPDDGILAIGSGGNYALSAGRALKKYAGETMTAREIAEAALETAAEICVFTNHNIIVEALN; encoded by the coding sequence ATGGGACAAATCCATGCGACTACGATATTTGCGGTACATCACAATGGCGGGTGCGCTATGGCTGGCGATGGTCAAGTGACACTTGGGAATGCGGTTGTCATGAAAGGCACTGCAAGGAAGGTCAGACGTCTGTTTAATGGGCAGGTGCTAGCTGGCTTTGCAGGCTCTGTAGCCGATGCTTTTACACTTTTTGAAATGTTTGAAGCGAAATTAAACGAATATAATGGGAATTTACAGCGAGCTGCTGTAGAAGTAGCAAAACAATGGCGTGGTGATAAAATGCTACGTCAATTAGAGGCGATGTTACTTGTGATGGATAAAAGTACACTACTCCTTGTGTCTGGTACAGGAGAAGTTATAGAACCTGATGACGGTATATTAGCGATTGGTTCTGGTGGAAATTATGCATTATCAGCAGGTCGTGCTCTAAAAAAATATGCAGGTGAAACAATGACTGCCCGTGAGATTGCGGAGGCAGCATTAGAAACAGCCGCTGAAATTTGTGTATTTACAAACCATAATATTATCGTGGAGGCACTTAACTAA
- a CDS encoding EscU/YscU/HrcU family type III secretion system export apparatus switch protein translates to MSEEKKTRKEAIALTYKLGQLDSPSVVAKGKGKVAENILARANEHNVPIYEDPNLVQLLGQLDLNESIPEELYQAVAEVFAFIYHLDQEHSKNIEKIKYSDI, encoded by the coding sequence ATGAGTGAAGAAAAAAAGACTCGTAAAGAAGCAATTGCTCTAACTTATAAGCTAGGACAATTAGATAGCCCCTCTGTCGTGGCAAAAGGTAAAGGCAAGGTGGCGGAGAATATATTGGCACGGGCAAATGAGCATAATGTGCCTATTTATGAGGATCCAAACCTTGTCCAATTACTTGGACAATTAGATTTAAATGAGTCCATACCTGAAGAATTATACCAAGCTGTGGCAGAAGTTTTTGCATTTATATATCATTTAGACCAAGAACATAGCAAAAATATAGAAAAAATAAAGTATTCTGATATTTAG
- the lepB gene encoding signal peptidase I → MEKQVKEKNELWEWTKALLIAFAIAAVIRYFLFTPIAVDGESMMPTLEDGDRMIVNKIGYKIGEPKRFDIVVFHAPEQKNYIKRVIGLPGETLEYKDDQLYINGEPIDEPYLDAYKAKITEGTLTEDFTLNDIDVSLNDVIPEGYVFVMGDNRRYSKDSRHIGIVDQKEIIGNTSLIFWPYSDIKIVK, encoded by the coding sequence ATGGAAAAACAAGTGAAAGAAAAGAATGAATTATGGGAATGGACAAAGGCGCTATTAATTGCATTTGCGATTGCAGCAGTTATTCGTTATTTTTTATTTACACCGATTGCAGTTGATGGAGAGTCCATGATGCCAACCCTTGAAGATGGCGACAGAATGATTGTTAATAAAATTGGTTATAAAATTGGTGAACCAAAGCGCTTTGATATTGTTGTGTTCCATGCACCAGAACAAAAAAACTACATTAAACGTGTTATTGGGTTACCAGGTGAAACGTTAGAATATAAAGATGATCAGTTATACATTAACGGTGAACCGATAGACGAGCCTTATTTAGATGCCTACAAAGCCAAAATTACAGAGGGTACATTAACAGAAGATTTTACGTTAAATGACATTGATGTATCACTTAATGATGTAATCCCAGAGGGCTATGTTTTTGTCATGGGCGATAATCGTCGTTATAGTAAGGACAGCCGTCATATTGGAATCGTCGATCAGAAAGAAATAATAGGTAATACGAGCCTTATTTTCTGGCCGTATAGCGATATAAAAATTGTGAAGTAA
- the sucD gene encoding succinate--CoA ligase subunit alpha yields MAVFINKDTKVIVQGITGETALFHTKQMLDYGTKIVAGVTPGKGGLEIEGVPVFNTVAEAVAATGATTSVIYVPAPFAADAILEAVDAELELTICITEHIPVLDMVKVKRFMEGKKTRLVGPNCPGVITADECKIGIMPGYIHTKGHVGVVSRSGTLTYEAVHQLTQAGIGQTTAVGIGGDPVNGTNFIDALEAFNNDPDTYAVVMIGEIGGTAEEEAAEWIKANMTKPVVGFIGGQTAPPGKRMGHAGAIISGGKGTAAEKIKAMNEAGIEVAETPSVIGETLIKVIKEKGLYEKCKTH; encoded by the coding sequence ATGGCTGTATTTATTAATAAAGATACAAAGGTAATTGTACAAGGGATTACAGGCGAAACGGCGCTATTTCATACGAAGCAAATGCTTGATTATGGTACAAAAATCGTAGCAGGCGTAACACCTGGAAAGGGAGGTCTTGAAATTGAAGGCGTACCTGTATTCAATACTGTAGCTGAGGCTGTAGCGGCAACAGGTGCGACGACTTCAGTTATTTATGTACCTGCACCTTTTGCAGCAGATGCAATTTTAGAAGCTGTAGATGCTGAACTAGAATTAACAATTTGTATTACAGAGCATATTCCTGTCCTTGATATGGTTAAGGTAAAACGCTTTATGGAAGGCAAAAAAACACGCCTAGTTGGACCAAACTGTCCAGGTGTTATTACAGCAGATGAATGTAAGATTGGTATTATGCCTGGTTATATTCATACGAAAGGTCATGTTGGGGTTGTTTCTCGTTCAGGAACATTAACATATGAAGCGGTTCACCAATTGACGCAAGCTGGAATTGGCCAAACAACAGCTGTAGGTATCGGTGGAGACCCTGTGAATGGGACTAACTTTATCGACGCACTTGAAGCATTCAACAATGACCCTGACACATATGCAGTTGTCATGATTGGGGAAATTGGTGGTACGGCTGAAGAAGAAGCAGCGGAATGGATTAAAGCGAATATGACAAAACCAGTCGTTGGCTTTATCGGTGGACAAACTGCACCTCCAGGAAAACGTATGGGACATGCAGGTGCCATTATTTCTGGTGGTAAAGGAACAGCAGCTGAAAAAATTAAGGCGATGAACGAAGCTGGTATTGAAGTAGCTGAAACGCCATCTGTTATCGGTGAAACACTTATTAAAGTAATTAAAGAAAAAGGGCTATACGAAAAATGTAAAACCCATTAA
- the ylqF gene encoding ribosome biogenesis GTPase YlqF, with protein sequence MTIQWFPGHMAKARREVTEKLKLVDIIFELIDARLPLSSRNPMIDEVINQKPRLLILNKSDMADEQETRKWVEYFAQHGHKAVAINSLEGKGLQLVTKAAQEILKEKFDRMKSRGMKPRAIRAMIVGIPNVGKSTLINRLAKKNIAKTGNMPGVTKAQQWIKVGKELELLDTPGILWPKFEDQEVGYKLALTGAIKDTITNMEDLAVYGLRFLSTHYPTRMEERYGFRFMHEDLVETFDHIGKLRRVFGAGGEIDYDQVAQLIVRDIRGLLLGKLTFDFVDEQLEKEATQQ encoded by the coding sequence ATGACTATACAATGGTTTCCAGGGCATATGGCGAAGGCCCGCCGTGAAGTAACAGAAAAATTAAAGCTAGTAGATATTATTTTTGAATTGATTGATGCACGTTTGCCTCTATCTTCTAGAAATCCAATGATTGATGAAGTTATCAATCAAAAGCCACGATTGCTTATTTTAAATAAATCAGATATGGCAGATGAACAGGAAACACGCAAATGGGTAGAGTACTTTGCGCAGCATGGTCATAAGGCGGTGGCCATTAATTCTCTTGAAGGGAAAGGGTTGCAACTCGTTACAAAGGCAGCTCAGGAAATTTTAAAAGAAAAATTTGACCGCATGAAGTCTCGTGGAATGAAACCAAGAGCAATCCGTGCAATGATAGTAGGGATTCCGAACGTTGGCAAATCAACACTTATAAATCGATTAGCGAAGAAAAATATAGCGAAAACAGGCAATATGCCAGGTGTAACGAAGGCCCAACAGTGGATCAAGGTCGGCAAGGAACTAGAATTGCTTGATACTCCAGGAATTTTATGGCCAAAGTTTGAAGATCAAGAAGTCGGCTACAAGCTAGCATTAACAGGCGCTATTAAAGATACTATTACAAATATGGAAGATTTAGCTGTTTACGGATTGCGGTTTTTATCGACGCATTATCCAACACGCATGGAGGAACGTTATGGTTTCCGATTTATGCATGAGGATTTAGTAGAAACTTTTGACCATATCGGCAAGCTTCGTCGTGTTTTTGGCGCAGGTGGAGAAATCGATTATGATCAAGTAGCACAACTTATCGTTCGAGATATTCGTGGGTTACTTTTAGGGAAGCTAACATTTGACTTTGTTGACGAACAGCTTGAAAAAGAAGCAACACAGCAATAA
- the xerC gene encoding tyrosine recombinase XerC has protein sequence MLVSSQEALEQFMLYIQVEKNFSVHTVREYESDLLDFLAFLQAEGVNDLASVEYIHARLYVTKLYDEKKARTSVSRKISSIRSFFRFLNKQHGMDDSAFRSLYHPKKESRLPSFFYEEELMQLFEANVGDDLKSLRNMAILELLYATGIRVSELTSIMVADIDFRYSIVRVMGKGRKERIIPFGQFASVAIQHYIEQARPRLMKQTNHQQLFVNMRGGELTPRGVRHILNEMINNTSLHTKIYPHMLRHTFATHLLNHGADLRTVQELLGHAHLTSTQVYTHVTNEHLRQTYMNAHPRA, from the coding sequence ATGTTAGTTTCGTCCCAAGAAGCACTTGAACAGTTTATGCTTTACATCCAGGTAGAAAAAAACTTCTCTGTTCATACTGTGCGAGAATATGAATCAGACCTACTAGATTTTTTAGCGTTTTTACAGGCAGAAGGCGTTAATGATTTAGCCAGTGTTGAGTATATACATGCACGACTATATGTAACGAAGTTGTATGATGAAAAGAAAGCAAGAACTTCTGTATCAAGAAAAATTTCATCAATCCGCTCCTTTTTTCGCTTTCTAAATAAACAGCACGGCATGGATGATAGTGCTTTTCGATCGCTTTATCATCCGAAAAAAGAATCTCGTTTACCAAGTTTTTTCTATGAAGAAGAATTGATGCAGCTTTTTGAAGCGAATGTAGGAGATGATTTGAAATCGTTGCGCAATATGGCTATTTTAGAGTTATTATATGCAACGGGCATTCGGGTGAGTGAGCTTACATCCATTATGGTAGCGGATATCGATTTCCGTTATTCTATTGTTCGAGTAATGGGTAAAGGAAGAAAAGAACGCATTATACCATTTGGTCAATTTGCGAGTGTGGCTATACAGCACTACATAGAGCAGGCTCGTCCACGTTTGATGAAACAAACAAATCATCAGCAATTATTTGTCAATATGCGCGGCGGGGAACTTACGCCACGTGGGGTACGTCATATTTTAAATGAAATGATTAATAATACCTCACTCCATACGAAAATATACCCACATATGCTTCGCCATACTTTTGCTACACACTTACTGAATCATGGCGCGGATTTACGGACTGTGCAGGAGTTACTAGGGCACGCGCATTTAACTTCAACACAGGTTTATACGCATGTAACAAATGAGCATCTTCGTCAAACATATATGAATGCCCATCCAAGGGCATAA
- the topA gene encoding type I DNA topoisomerase — MADYLVIVESPAKAKTIERYLGKKYKVKASVGHVRDLPRSQMGVDTENNYEPKYITIRGKGPVLQELKSAAKKVKKVYLAADPDREGEAIAWHLATALNIDINSDCRVVFNEITKDAILESFKNPRAINMDLVDAQQTRRMLDRLVGYNISPILWKKVKKGLSAGRVQSVALRMIIDRENEIKNFQPEEYWTIEGSFEKGKKTFDALYYGNGKDKIKLTNEEQVKSILKNVKGTAFEVVNVTKKERKRNAAPAFTTSSLQQEAARKLNFRAKKTMMLAQQLYEGIDIGKKEGTVGLITYMRTDSTRISETAKAEAVSYIETKYGKEYISTETKQVKKASNAQDAHEAIRPTSTMRSPEELKTVLSRDQLRLYRLIWERFIASQMAPAVLDTVAVDLQHGDVLFRANGSQVKFAGFMKLYIEGTDDQTEETTKLLPEMEIGDQVKSLEIEPKQHFTQPPPRYSEARLVKTMEELGIGRPSTYAPTLDTIQRRGYVVLDAKRFMPTELGEIVHQQMLEFFPDIINIEFTAKMEQDLDDVEEGSRKWVEVIDDFYKDFEVHVKHADAEMEKVVIKDEPAGEDCEKCGSPMVFKLGRYGKFMACSNFPDCRNTKAIMKPIGVKCPSCETGEIVERKSKTKRLFYGCNQYPECEFVSWDKPISRPCPKCSALLVEKKLKKGVQIQCTKCDYEETPTQ; from the coding sequence ATGGCGGATTATTTAGTGATTGTAGAATCACCAGCAAAAGCAAAAACAATTGAACGTTATTTAGGAAAAAAATACAAAGTAAAAGCATCAGTCGGGCATGTGCGTGACTTACCACGTAGCCAAATGGGCGTAGATACTGAAAATAATTATGAACCTAAATATATTACAATTCGTGGTAAAGGACCTGTATTACAGGAACTTAAGTCTGCGGCTAAAAAAGTGAAGAAAGTCTATCTAGCGGCCGATCCAGACCGCGAGGGAGAAGCGATTGCTTGGCACCTTGCGACTGCATTAAATATTGATATTAACTCGGATTGTCGAGTAGTTTTCAATGAAATTACAAAGGATGCAATTTTAGAATCCTTTAAAAATCCTCGTGCTATAAATATGGATTTAGTAGATGCACAGCAAACTCGTCGTATGCTCGATCGACTTGTAGGCTATAATATAAGCCCAATTCTTTGGAAAAAGGTTAAAAAGGGCTTATCTGCGGGGCGTGTGCAATCCGTAGCATTACGTATGATTATTGACCGTGAAAACGAAATTAAAAACTTCCAGCCAGAAGAGTATTGGACAATTGAAGGTTCTTTTGAAAAGGGCAAGAAGACATTTGATGCACTATACTACGGTAACGGCAAAGATAAAATAAAATTAACGAATGAAGAGCAAGTAAAGTCCATTTTAAAAAATGTTAAAGGAACAGCATTTGAAGTCGTAAATGTGACGAAAAAAGAGCGTAAACGAAATGCCGCACCTGCTTTTACTACATCTTCTTTACAACAAGAAGCAGCGCGTAAGCTAAATTTCCGTGCGAAAAAAACGATGATGCTTGCGCAGCAATTGTATGAAGGTATTGATATTGGTAAAAAAGAAGGTACTGTCGGTTTAATTACCTACATGCGTACAGATTCAACGCGTATATCAGAAACTGCTAAGGCGGAAGCGGTTTCGTATATTGAGACAAAGTACGGAAAAGAATATATTTCGACAGAAACAAAGCAGGTTAAAAAGGCGTCCAATGCACAAGATGCCCATGAAGCAATTCGTCCTACAAGTACGATGAGATCACCAGAAGAGTTAAAAACAGTACTTAGTCGCGATCAACTACGTTTATACCGTTTGATTTGGGAGCGCTTTATTGCAAGTCAAATGGCACCTGCTGTATTAGATACAGTTGCAGTAGACCTTCAACATGGTGATGTTTTATTCCGAGCAAATGGCTCACAAGTCAAATTTGCTGGATTTATGAAACTATATATAGAAGGTACGGATGATCAAACAGAGGAAACGACGAAACTTCTACCTGAAATGGAAATTGGCGATCAGGTGAAATCACTTGAAATTGAGCCAAAGCAACACTTTACGCAGCCACCACCACGTTATTCTGAGGCGCGACTTGTGAAAACGATGGAAGAGTTAGGAATAGGGCGACCATCGACATACGCACCGACTCTTGATACGATTCAACGCCGTGGCTATGTTGTGCTCGATGCCAAAAGATTTATGCCGACAGAGCTTGGTGAAATCGTCCATCAACAAATGCTGGAATTTTTCCCTGATATAATAAATATCGAATTTACAGCAAAAATGGAACAAGATCTGGATGATGTTGAAGAAGGTAGTCGTAAATGGGTTGAAGTAATCGATGATTTTTATAAAGACTTCGAGGTTCATGTTAAGCATGCAGATGCTGAAATGGAGAAAGTAGTCATTAAAGATGAGCCAGCTGGTGAGGATTGTGAGAAATGTGGTTCACCAATGGTATTCAAGCTAGGTCGTTATGGGAAATTTATGGCTTGCTCGAACTTCCCAGATTGCCGTAACACAAAAGCCATTATGAAGCCAATTGGGGTTAAATGTCCTTCTTGTGAAACGGGCGAAATTGTGGAACGCAAAAGTAAAACTAAGCGCTTGTTTTATGGATGTAATCAATATCCAGAGTGCGAATTTGTTTCATGGGACAAGCCGATTAGTAGACCATGTCCGAAATGTAGTGCATTATTAGTAGAGAAAAAATTAAAAAAAGGTGTGCAAATTCAGTGTACGAAATGTGACTATGAAGAGACACCAACTCAATGA
- the dprA gene encoding DNA-processing protein DprA: protein MIFSVDTQRLLAMHYVYPLPLQKLQQLLSPVDVLSYLEEAHPNEIASTLQITRQKALQISQNFQRVMNLPLKEVYAQANIFPIPFNHPYFPAQLFEIPSPPTVLYVKGQRALLERDKRIAIIGSRKATAYTKVAIDIIVPSLVENEYTVVSGLARGADTMAHEAAIKFGGHTIAVLGHGFNFLYPKENRALANKMAESHLLITEYPPYMKPTKWQFPMRNRLISGLSQALVVTEAALKSGTLITTECALEQGKDVFVVPGPIHAEQSKGTNKLLLEGAIPVCDGHQIVETLSLFSSKN from the coding sequence ATGATTTTCTCAGTAGATACTCAGAGACTGCTAGCTATGCATTATGTATATCCATTACCACTCCAAAAACTTCAACAGTTATTGTCCCCGGTGGATGTATTAAGTTATTTAGAAGAAGCACACCCTAACGAGATTGCAAGCACTTTGCAAATAACGAGGCAAAAAGCTTTGCAAATTTCTCAAAATTTCCAGCGCGTAATGAACTTGCCACTCAAAGAGGTGTACGCACAAGCAAATATTTTCCCCATACCTTTTAATCACCCATATTTCCCGGCGCAATTATTTGAAATACCTAGTCCACCTACTGTATTGTATGTGAAAGGTCAACGCGCCCTGCTGGAAAGAGATAAGCGGATAGCTATTATAGGCTCAAGAAAGGCTACAGCCTATACTAAAGTTGCAATAGACATAATCGTCCCTTCGCTTGTTGAAAACGAGTACACGGTCGTGAGTGGGCTTGCACGAGGTGCAGATACAATGGCTCATGAGGCAGCAATTAAGTTTGGAGGCCATACAATCGCAGTGCTTGGGCATGGATTTAATTTTCTATACCCAAAAGAAAACCGAGCGCTTGCTAATAAAATGGCAGAGAGCCATTTACTTATTACAGAGTATCCACCTTACATGAAACCGACAAAATGGCAATTTCCGATGCGTAACCGATTAATAAGTGGGCTGTCTCAAGCTTTAGTTGTTACGGAAGCGGCACTAAAAAGTGGAACATTAATTACGACAGAATGTGCATTAGAGCAAGGAAAAGATGTATTTGTTGTACCTGGACCAATTCATGCAGAGCAGTCAAAAGGGACAAATAAATTACTTTTAGAAGGAGCTATTCCCGTGTGCGATGGTCACCAAATCGTTGAAACACTTTCGCTCTTTTCTAGCAAAAATTGA